Genomic window (Nitrospira sp.):
GCGCTTGCAGATTCAGACTCTTATCGGGATTCAGCCAAACCCGGTCCGAAGCGTTCGCCACGCTGATCGATGCAATTGACACCTTGCGCTGCCGCAGATCCACCTGAATGCCGTCGATTCCAAACGCTGGGACGGAGATCACCGGATCCACATCGCCTTTTTCAACCAGGTTGACATCCGCAAGGCGCAGAAACCCTTCCGAGACGGTAAAGTCCATCGGAGCCGTCCCCATATCAAACCGGTACGGCACCTTCGCATCGATCGTGCCGGTGGGAATGTCGAAATTGAATTGGCCCTCCACAGACTGAAAGACGGTGGGGATCTTGACTCCGCTCAAGGCCAACGTGCCCTCAGAGCGAATCGGCTCCAAGGTGATGGTGCCTTTCCAGTCCAGCACTTCTCCTTTGCCCAATTCCGCGGCAAACGAATAGGTATTGTCTCCACCCGGCTTCGTATGAAAATTCCTCAGCACGATGCCGATCGGCACAATATCGATCGCCACCGGCCTGGGTTTGGATTCATCTCGGAATTCCACGATGCCCTGGGCAATCTCAAACACCCCGATCTGTACCGCAGGAATCCCTCCCGGCTGCTCCGGCGTCTTGGCAGAAGGCGGTTGGTCCGCCGGCGCATCCGGAGGAACCAGGTCGAGCAAATTCAGGTGGCCGTTCGGCGCCACCTTCACCGCCACATAGGGCATCGTCAGACGGATGGCATCGAATACATAGGCCAGACGGAACAACGAGACCGCCTGGAAATTCACGAAGAACTCCTCAAACCCGACCATGGGCGTCTGATCGGGCTCACGAATTTCCAATCCGGCGATCCGCAAAGACAATTCAAAGGGATTCACCGCCACCTCTCTCACGACCACCGGGTGGCGAATCGTCTCGGCGACCTTCGGCACAGCGTAGGTCGTGATGAGGTACGGCAACAGGAAAAAGCCGAGCAGTGTATAGAGCAGCAGTGCGACGCCACCGATGACAGCGAGCGGAAGAGGACGGAAGATTCTACGCATGAATGGCTGACCAACGTGGTGCGCCCGGCTGGAATCGAACCAGCGACCTACGGCTTAGAAGGCCGTTGCTCTATCCAACTGAGCTACGGGCGCGCAGAAAATCTGAGTGGCTCACGTACCGCGCACAATAGAAAAATAGAAATGAACATGCGGCACGCACGAAGTGCGGTTTGGTCGGGGCGAGAGGATTTGAACCTCCGACATCCTGCTCCCAAAGCAGGCGCGCTACCGGGCTGCGCTACGCCCCGACGATGCTCTCAGACTGCCGTGCGCGAAGGAGTTCCTTGGCTTGCAGAAACGCCTTTGCGCGATGACTGATACGATTTTTCTGCTCAGCAGAAATCTCTGCTAGCGTCGCCTTCAAGTCCGGCACATAGAAGACCGGATCGTATCCGAATCCTTTTGACCCGCTGGCCTTGTCCGTAATATACCCGGTTAAAACCCCCTGCGTCACCTGAACGGGTTCGCCCGGTACGGCGATGGCCGCTACCGTAATGAATCGAGCGGTCCGTCGCTCGTGCGGAACGCCCTCGAGCTCCTGAACCAACTTGCGACAATTATCTTCGTAGGTGGCGTGCTCCCCCGCATAGCGGGCTGCATAGACGCCAGGCCTGCCATCCAGTGCGTCCACTTCCAGCCCGGTATCATCGGCCACGGCCGTCAACCCCGTTGCCCTCGCAATCTCGCAAGCCTTCTTGATGGCATTGGCCTCACAGGTCGCACCGTCTTCTTCAACTTCAGGTGCGTGCGGAAAATCAGCCAGCGTGCGGATCCGAATGCCCAAATCGCCAAGCAAGGCCGCCAATTCTTCGACTTTGTGCCTGTTTCTCGTCGCGAGGACGACTTCTGAAATCACAGCGACCTGCTAGTCTAAGGAACCGATAAGTTCTTTTTGAATGGCCGTGAGCCGCTGAATGGCCTGCCATCCAAGATTCAAAAACTCGTCCATATCCTGCTTGGCAAAGGGAGTCTTTTCCGCAGTTCCTTGAACCTCGACATACCGACCTCGGCCGGTCATCACAAGATTCATATCCACTTCGGCCATGGAGTCTTCGGTATAGGCCAAATCCACCATGACTTCCCCGCCGACTTTACCGACACTAATCGCCGCCAAATAGTCAGTCAGCGGAAGGCGCCTGATCATATCTTTCTTCTTCAGCACCATGAACGCGTCTGCCAAGGCAATAAACGCCCCGGTAATCGACGCGGTCCTGGTTCCCCCGTCGGCTTGAATCACGTCGCAGTCGATCCAGATGCTCCGCTCACCCATTTGCGTCATGTCGGTCACGGACCGCAACGCGCGGCCAACCAGCCGTTGGATTTCCAGCGTTCTTCCGCCCTGCTTTCCTTTGACGGCTTCCCGGGAAGTCCGCTCATGGGTCGCACGGGGAAGCATGGAATATTCGGCCGTCACCCATCCGCTGCCTTTTCCTTTGAGAAACGGGGGCACTTTCTCTTCGATCGACGCCGTGCAAATGACCTTGGTATCCCCCATTTCAATGAGGACCGATCCTTCGGCGTGTTTGGTAAAATTCCTCGTCACTTTGACCGGCCGATGCTGGTCCTTCCGTCTGCCATCAAATCGTACTAATCCGGCTGCCGCACTCATCGCATACTCCCCTTCTCGTCTTCAAAAGTAAGAGCGGGATTATAGTGGAGCCCTATCCAAAGCGCAAACCAACACCCACCGACTGCTTCCGAGCAATTTCTACTCCGCCAGTCCCTCTCTATGTACGAAATACGCCTACGCCGCAGACACATTCTGTACATATCGCTGTTGAGTCGACCGCCTGGATCCTCGTCACACAACGAACAGAAGATTTCGTCTGAAAGACACGAACGGCTTGCTGGTAAAGACATTTCATGCGACGCTCAGTCCCATGGATCACAGTCTGCAGAGGGTCGAAACATCCGGCGCGTCGACGCCATTGATTGGCACAAAAGGTGCAGAATATCGGGCAGTTCACGTGACTCTCAAGAGTCCACAAAACAAGCCGATAATGATTCTACACAACAGCCTTCGCTCAACCTCAATGCCGCAATAACTCCATGCCTACTTCGCCTGATCGGGATACACAACAAGCTCTCCTTGAAAACCGGAATATTCTGGTCGTCGACGATGAGGAACCGATTCGCCGCCTACTGGGCTACATGCTCCAAACCCATGGCTATACCGTCACACTTGCCGCCGATGCGCGTGAAGCCCGCCAGAAGATTGAGGAACAGCCCTTCGCCTTGATGCTGTGCGACGTGAACATGCCCGGAGAATCCGGCATGGATCTCGTCCGTAACCTGCTTGTGGACCGTCCCCACATTGCCGCCATCATGGTCACCGGACTCGATAGCTCCGTGCTGGCAAACGCCGCTCTCGACATGGGAGCGTTCGGGTATATCGTCAAGCCATTCGAATCAAACGAAGTGCTTATCGATGTCGCCAATGCCTTGCGCCGTCGCCGCTTGGAAATGGAAAACCGCTTACATCGAGACAATCTTGAAGACATCGTCAGAACCAGAACGATGGCTTTGCAACAGGCCCTTGAGTGGCTGGAACGCAGCGAGAAAGAACTCCGCCTCTCCCGGGAAGAAACCATCGAACGATTGGCGATCGCCGCTGAGTTCCGTGATAGCTCGACCGCCCAGCATATCCAGCGGATGAGCCACTATTGCGAATTGCTGGCACGCAAGGTAGGTCTGGCGCCTGAGCGGGTTGACCTGATTCGGACCGCCAGCCCGATGCATGATATCGGCAAGATAGGAACTCCGGATCACGTGCTTCTTAAGCCGGGGAAATTCACCGCGGCGGAGTTTGACGTCATCTCCCAGCACGCAGAGATCGGTTATAAGATTCTCTCTGGATCTGACTCGGAGCTCCTGAAAGTCGCCGCAATCATTGCATGGACACATCACGAACGGTATGACGGAACCGGATACCCCCGCAAGTTGAAAGGCGAGGAGATCCCCATCGAGGGACGCATTGCCTCTATCGCTGATAACTTCGATGCCATGACCACGGCCCGAGTCTACAAACCGGCCTTTGACTTCGAACACGCCCGCGACTTGATGATCAAAGAACGCGGCAGACACTTCGACCCGCAATTACTCGATCTCTTCCTGTCATCCCCCGAGGATCTCCGCCGCATTCACGAGCAATACGCTGACCATTCACGGCAAGATCCCACAGCCGCTTAGCGCATTCTTCGCAATTCGTTGACCCCTTTTCACCTCACCGATATACTTTTTTCATTCCACCGGAACCACGCACCACTACGTTCCGAAAGCTGTCCGATACCGACATCCGTGATGAGATGAAAGGGTCGCCGATCATGGCCAAGAAGACCACTGCGGTCCAGAAGCGGACTGCGAACAGAAATTGGATTGCCTACCTTTGTGAAGCGTTGGTGACATCCGGTGTCATGCCGACGTGGGAAGCCGCCACGTATCTCACCGAAAACCTCTTCGGAGAAAAGCCCAACCCTCGACTCTTGAGTCCCTCCCATGCGCATGAGATGACCGCCCAGTTTCTGCGTCGACTCTACGC
Coding sequences:
- a CDS encoding XTP/dITP diphosphatase; its protein translation is MISEVVLATRNRHKVEELAALLGDLGIRIRTLADFPHAPEVEEDGATCEANAIKKACEIARATGLTAVADDTGLEVDALDGRPGVYAARYAGEHATYEDNCRKLVQELEGVPHERRTARFITVAAIAVPGEPVQVTQGVLTGYITDKASGSKGFGYDPVFYVPDLKATLAEISAEQKNRISHRAKAFLQAKELLRARQSESIVGA
- the rph gene encoding ribonuclease PH gives rise to the protein MSAAAGLVRFDGRRKDQHRPVKVTRNFTKHAEGSVLIEMGDTKVICTASIEEKVPPFLKGKGSGWVTAEYSMLPRATHERTSREAVKGKQGGRTLEIQRLVGRALRSVTDMTQMGERSIWIDCDVIQADGGTRTASITGAFIALADAFMVLKKKDMIRRLPLTDYLAAISVGKVGGEVMVDLAYTEDSMAEVDMNLVMTGRGRYVEVQGTAEKTPFAKQDMDEFLNLGWQAIQRLTAIQKELIGSLD
- a CDS encoding response regulator, which gives rise to MPTSPDRDTQQALLENRNILVVDDEEPIRRLLGYMLQTHGYTVTLAADAREARQKIEEQPFALMLCDVNMPGESGMDLVRNLLVDRPHIAAIMVTGLDSSVLANAALDMGAFGYIVKPFESNEVLIDVANALRRRRLEMENRLHRDNLEDIVRTRTMALQQALEWLERSEKELRLSREETIERLAIAAEFRDSSTAQHIQRMSHYCELLARKVGLAPERVDLIRTASPMHDIGKIGTPDHVLLKPGKFTAAEFDVISQHAEIGYKILSGSDSELLKVAAIIAWTHHERYDGTGYPRKLKGEEIPIEGRIASIADNFDAMTTARVYKPAFDFEHARDLMIKERGRHFDPQLLDLFLSSPEDLRRIHEQYADHSRQDPTAA